Proteins from one Temnothorax longispinosus isolate EJ_2023e unplaced genomic scaffold, Tlon_JGU_v1 HiC_scaffold_33, whole genome shotgun sequence genomic window:
- the LOC139824330 gene encoding uncharacterized protein, giving the protein MFDEIRYELDGVEIDRCRNVGITSTIKNYVSLTTERARRLQNAGWSYPTSESNLNNASHQFNFCVPLNILLDPKKTVPRDPAKDPKITLLKVQWRMLHVALNDVTKLSLLRTLESGRFLSAGFRSWDMYEFSLLQSTTKHSWAVKAAPQLEKPRYVIFALQTGRRNEFAGDASRFDHCALANVKLYLNSEFYPYDDVNVDFESDKFAVLYEMYAKFRGAYYGDSRDDALFSPREFARSATVDVRIEFENKENVPPKTTAFCLIVHDRVIEYSPLTNGVRKII; this is encoded by the exons ATGTTTGACGaaattcgatacgagctcgaCGGCGTGGAAATCGACCGGTGTAGAAACGTCGGCATAACCAGCACGATAAAGAACTACGTGTCGCTGACCACCGAACGAGCCAGAAGACTGCAGAACGCCGGATGGAGTTATCCGACGAGCGAATCGAATCTGAACAACGCGTCCCATCAATTCAACTTTTGCGTACCATTGAATATTCTTTTGG ATCCGAAGAAGACCGTGCCGAGAGATCCGGCCAAGGATCCTAAAATTACGTTGCTGAAGGTGCAATGGCGTATGCTTCACGTGGCGCTAAACGACGTGACTAAATTATCGCTGTTGCGAACGTTGGAGAGCGGACGATTTCTGAGCGCGGGCTTTCGCTCTTGGGACATGTACGAATTTTCCCTGCTGCAGAGCACGACCAAGCATTCGTGGGCCGTGAAAGCCGCGCCGCAATTGGAGAAGCCGCGATACGTCATATTTGCGCTGCAGACCGGACGGCGAAACGAATTCGCGGGCGACGCCTCGAGGTTCGATCATTGCGCGCTCGCCAACGTGAAATTGTATCTCAACTCGGAATTCTATCCCTACGACGACGTGAACGTGGATTTCGAGAGCGACAAGTTCGCCGTGTTGTACGAGATGTACGCAAAATTTCGAGGAGCGTACTACGGAGACAGTCGCGACGACGCGCTCTTCTCCCCGCGCGAATTCGCGCGG AGCGCCACCGTGGACGTGCGCATCGAGTTCGAAAACAAGGAAAACGTTCCGCCGAAAACCACCGCCTTTTGTCTCATCGTTCACGATCGCGTCATCGAGTACAGTCCGCTGACCAACGGGGTGCGCAAAATTATCTAA